In Exiguobacterium sibiricum 7-3, a genomic segment contains:
- the rpsR gene encoding 30S ribosomal protein S18, translating into MARRPGGKRRRKVCYFTSNHITHIDYKDVELLKRFISERGKILPRRVTGTSAKYQRPLTIAIKRSRQMALIPYVAD; encoded by the coding sequence ATGGCACGTCGTCCAGGTGGAAAACGTCGTCGTAAAGTATGTTACTTCACGTCGAACCACATCACTCATATCGATTATAAAGACGTAGAACTTCTCAAACGTTTCATTTCGGAACGCGGTAAGATTCTTCCACGTCGTGTGACTGGTACTTCAGCGAAATACCAACGTCCACTTACAATCGCAATCAAACGTTCACGTCAAATGGCTTTAATTCCATACGTAGCTGACTGA
- a CDS encoding mechanosensitive ion channel family protein has protein sequence MATNKDVQDSVAQVDRILDQVMDADMWIRFGLKLLIAVIIIAGFYILMRILTGAVSRLFTIRKINEHDSLAQRQNETLLKLLQNAIRYVLGIVMLLTVLSQFGINITGLVASAGIAGLAISFGAKNLVQDIITGAFIIFERQFKVGDFVRVGLIEGVVTELGIRTTKLKGLNGEIHIIPNGQILQVTNFSVDNSFALVDVQVSYEEDLERVEQVLHQIANVTTEKYTDMFIEPIQMLGVQTLGPSEVVYRLMAEVPPMQHFQAGRLIRKELKQGLELEGIKIPYPRMVMMNTEQGNGGQADDAKNVQSS, from the coding sequence ATGGCTACCAATAAAGACGTACAGGATTCAGTCGCCCAGGTCGATCGGATTCTAGATCAAGTCATGGACGCAGACATGTGGATCCGCTTTGGATTGAAGTTATTGATCGCCGTGATCATTATCGCCGGTTTTTATATACTGATGCGTATTTTAACAGGCGCGGTTTCACGATTGTTTACGATTCGAAAGATTAATGAACATGATTCGTTGGCACAACGCCAAAATGAAACATTGTTGAAACTGCTCCAAAATGCTATCCGTTATGTTCTTGGTATCGTCATGCTCTTGACGGTCCTCAGTCAGTTCGGAATCAACATTACAGGTCTTGTCGCCAGTGCCGGTATCGCCGGACTTGCCATCTCATTTGGGGCGAAGAACCTGGTTCAGGATATCATTACCGGAGCCTTCATCATTTTCGAACGTCAATTCAAGGTCGGTGACTTTGTCCGTGTCGGTTTGATTGAAGGGGTCGTCACAGAACTCGGAATCCGGACGACGAAGTTAAAGGGATTGAATGGAGAAATCCATATCATTCCGAACGGACAAATTCTGCAGGTGACGAACTTTTCCGTCGACAACAGTTTTGCTTTAGTCGATGTACAAGTCTCGTATGAAGAAGATTTGGAACGGGTCGAACAGGTCTTGCATCAAATTGCTAACGTGACGACGGAAAAATATACAGATATGTTTATTGAGCCGATTCAAATGCTCGGTGTCCAGACACTTGGACCGTCTGAAGTCGTCTACCGTCTGATGGCAGAAGTGCCGCCGATGCAGCATTTTCAGGCAGGACGCTTGATCCGGAAAGAACTGAAGCAAGGACTCGAACTGGAAGGAATTAAGATTCCGTATCCACGGATGGTCATGATGAATACAGAACAAGGGAATGGTGGTCAAGCCGATGATGCCAAAAACGTACAATCTTCATGA
- a CDS encoding single-stranded DNA-binding protein has translation MINRVVLVGRLTRDPEMRYTQSGIAVTRFTLACDRPFTGQDGKREADFIDCVVWRKQAENVAQYLKKGSLAGVEGRLQISSYDDKDGQRRYRAEVVADSVRFLESRNASRSSDSDSYSSNSNTGGNGNAAGWGSQQQQNNSSSPAPASSSSNSGFGADPFSGGSSIDLSDDDLPF, from the coding sequence ATGATTAACCGCGTCGTTTTAGTCGGTCGGTTAACTCGTGACCCTGAAATGCGTTATACGCAGAGCGGGATTGCGGTAACGCGATTCACACTCGCTTGTGACCGTCCGTTTACAGGACAAGATGGGAAGCGAGAAGCTGACTTCATCGATTGCGTCGTTTGGCGCAAGCAAGCAGAAAACGTTGCTCAGTATTTGAAAAAAGGGAGCCTCGCAGGAGTTGAGGGTCGCCTTCAGATTAGTAGCTATGACGATAAAGATGGTCAACGTCGTTATCGTGCAGAAGTCGTCGCGGATAGTGTTCGATTCCTAGAATCACGCAATGCAAGCCGTTCTTCCGATAGTGATAGCTACTCTTCGAATTCAAATACAGGTGGAAACGGAAATGCTGCAGGATGGGGTTCACAGCAACAGCAGAACAACTCTTCCTCGCCAGCACCCGCTTCATCTTCATCGAATTCGGGCTTCGGCGCTGATCCGTTCAGCGGCGGCAGTTCGATCGATCTTTCAGACGACGACCTTCCATTCTAA
- a CDS encoding DHH family phosphoesterase, with protein MGLGQQVSPEREQRFFRFVPYLLIVALLFVIAVDHPIIAAVGAVLTTGLFVLHLLEERRGRKSWESYVAGISIQVEDTGQDALTNMPIGILLYDEDARVTWFNDPMREIFEDIAMGHVLTDLDPLFVEMIGVDEDQATLEIGESVYRVFSNSENRTFYLFDMTEEAQVEQQLVDNQTVIGVIYLDNYDEMTQGIEDQLRSELNSRVTQLLNHWAADHGTYIKRTASDRYFIVTTEENLRILERSKFTILDTVREETSQRGVQLTLSIGIGCGSDPIPALGLMAQSSLDLALGRGGDQVVIKRDGKVRFYGGKTNPTEKRTRVRARVIANSLRDLMQESSRVLIMGHRNPDMDSLGSSIGILKLAEMNDKEAHIILPEAEIGQGIRRMMNEISQEPKLETRFVNAFQADQLIDDQALLIIVDTHKPSLVVVPALLERFERLVVIDHHRRGEDFIEEPVLVYLEPYASSTSELVTELIEYQPTNQKLAMLEATALLAGIIVDTKGFTLRTGSRTFDAASYLRSQGADTVLVQEFLSQDLETYVEQSHILERTEVYTAGMAIATAEPGVIHDQVLIAQTADQLLSLQGIRAAFVIAELQDGRTAISARSLGEVNVQLIMETLGGGGHLTNAATQMTESVLTVATELRKAIDHYLEDETKGEETE; from the coding sequence ATGGGGTTAGGTCAGCAAGTATCACCTGAACGAGAACAACGCTTTTTTCGCTTCGTTCCGTATCTATTAATCGTGGCTCTACTTTTTGTCATTGCCGTCGATCACCCAATCATCGCAGCGGTTGGAGCCGTCTTGACGACGGGGCTGTTTGTCCTTCATCTTCTGGAGGAACGACGTGGTCGGAAGTCGTGGGAAAGCTACGTCGCCGGTATATCGATTCAAGTCGAAGATACCGGTCAAGATGCTTTGACGAACATGCCAATTGGAATTTTACTTTATGATGAAGACGCACGTGTTACCTGGTTCAATGATCCGATGCGTGAAATTTTTGAGGATATTGCCATGGGACACGTCTTGACGGATCTTGATCCTTTGTTCGTTGAAATGATTGGCGTCGATGAGGACCAAGCGACACTCGAAATCGGCGAATCGGTTTATCGTGTCTTTTCGAACAGCGAAAACCGGACCTTCTACTTGTTCGATATGACAGAAGAAGCACAGGTCGAACAGCAACTGGTCGATAATCAGACGGTCATCGGTGTCATTTATCTCGATAATTATGATGAGATGACACAAGGGATTGAAGATCAGCTTCGCAGTGAGTTGAACAGCCGCGTCACCCAATTGCTGAATCACTGGGCCGCAGATCACGGCACTTACATCAAACGGACCGCTTCCGACCGTTACTTTATCGTGACGACGGAAGAGAATCTGCGGATTTTGGAACGATCAAAATTTACGATTCTTGATACAGTCCGGGAAGAAACGAGTCAACGCGGCGTCCAGCTTACGTTGTCGATCGGTATCGGATGTGGCAGTGATCCGATTCCGGCGCTTGGTTTGATGGCCCAATCGAGTCTCGATCTGGCCTTAGGCCGCGGCGGCGATCAGGTCGTCATCAAACGGGACGGGAAAGTTCGTTTTTATGGTGGGAAAACCAATCCGACAGAAAAACGGACACGTGTCCGGGCCCGCGTCATTGCCAACTCGTTGCGTGATTTGATGCAGGAGTCGAGTCGCGTCCTCATCATGGGGCACCGGAATCCGGATATGGATTCACTGGGGTCCTCGATCGGGATTTTAAAACTCGCCGAGATGAACGATAAAGAAGCCCATATCATTCTTCCGGAAGCCGAAATCGGACAAGGAATCCGGCGGATGATGAATGAAATCAGTCAGGAACCGAAACTTGAGACCCGTTTCGTGAATGCGTTCCAGGCGGATCAATTGATTGATGATCAGGCGCTCTTGATTATCGTCGATACCCATAAACCTTCCCTGGTCGTCGTACCGGCATTGCTGGAGCGTTTTGAACGCCTAGTCGTCATCGACCACCATCGACGGGGAGAAGACTTTATTGAAGAACCGGTTCTCGTTTATCTCGAACCGTACGCGTCATCGACGTCAGAACTTGTCACGGAACTGATCGAGTATCAACCGACGAATCAGAAACTGGCGATGCTTGAGGCAACGGCACTGCTTGCCGGAATTATCGTCGACACGAAAGGCTTTACGTTACGGACCGGTTCCCGGACCTTTGACGCCGCTTCGTACTTGCGTTCGCAAGGCGCCGATACGGTCCTGGTGCAAGAGTTCCTCAGTCAGGATCTTGAGACGTACGTCGAGCAATCGCATATCCTCGAGCGGACGGAAGTGTACACCGCCGGGATGGCGATTGCGACGGCCGAGCCCGGTGTCATCCATGATCAGGTCCTGATCGCCCAAACAGCGGACCAGCTGTTGTCGCTCCAAGGAATCCGCGCGGCGTTCGTCATCGCGGAATTGCAGG
- the ychF gene encoding redox-regulated ATPase YchF, with amino-acid sequence MGLTAGIVGLPNVGKSTLFNAITQAGVEAANYPFATIDPNVGVVEVPDARLRKLTELVNPKKTIPTAFEFTDIAGIVKGASKGEGLGNKFLANIREVDAICQVVRCFIDENITHVSGKVSPIDDIETINLELILADLELVEKRIQRVQKQVKSRDKNAAGELEALEIVLALLEDEKPARLAELNEDQAAIVKHFQLLTMKPMLYVANVGEDEVADADSNENVRLVREFAAKEGAEVIIICARIEEEIAELEPEERQEFLVDLGIEESGLDQLIHAAYNTLGLATYFTAGEKEVRAWTFKKGMKAPQCAGVIHSDFERGFIRAEVVAYEDLAAAGNMATVKEQGRYRSEGKEYVFQDGDVVTFRFNV; translated from the coding sequence GTGGGATTAACAGCCGGAATCGTTGGCTTACCAAACGTAGGAAAATCAACACTTTTTAACGCAATTACACAAGCAGGTGTCGAGGCAGCGAACTACCCGTTCGCAACCATCGACCCGAACGTCGGTGTCGTCGAGGTGCCGGATGCACGTCTTCGTAAATTGACAGAACTCGTTAATCCGAAGAAAACGATCCCGACCGCATTCGAATTCACGGATATCGCCGGAATCGTCAAGGGAGCTTCAAAAGGAGAAGGACTCGGTAACAAATTCTTGGCCAACATTCGTGAAGTCGATGCCATCTGTCAGGTAGTCCGCTGTTTCATCGATGAGAACATCACACACGTTTCAGGAAAAGTCTCACCAATCGATGATATTGAAACAATCAATCTTGAATTGATTCTTGCCGATCTCGAATTGGTCGAAAAACGGATCCAACGTGTCCAAAAACAAGTGAAATCACGCGATAAAAATGCAGCGGGCGAACTCGAAGCACTTGAAATCGTCTTGGCATTACTGGAAGACGAAAAACCAGCACGTCTTGCCGAGTTAAACGAAGATCAGGCAGCAATCGTCAAGCATTTCCAATTGCTGACGATGAAACCGATGCTTTATGTCGCAAACGTCGGTGAAGACGAAGTCGCGGACGCAGACAGCAATGAAAACGTCCGTTTGGTTCGTGAATTCGCGGCGAAAGAAGGCGCAGAAGTCATCATCATCTGTGCCCGGATCGAAGAAGAGATTGCTGAGCTTGAACCGGAAGAACGTCAAGAGTTCCTCGTTGACCTTGGAATCGAAGAGTCAGGTCTTGACCAGTTGATCCATGCAGCGTATAACACGCTTGGTCTTGCGACGTACTTCACAGCCGGTGAAAAGGAAGTTCGTGCCTGGACGTTCAAAAAAGGCATGAAAGCGCCGCAATGTGCGGGCGTCATCCACTCGGACTTCGAACGCGGTTTCATTCGTGCGGAAGTTGTTGCTTACGAAGATTTAGCAGCAGCTGGAAACATGGCGACCGTGAAAGAACAAGGACGTTACCGTTCTGAAGGGAAAGAATATGTCTTCCAAGACGGCGATGTCGTCACATTCCGCTTCAATGTTTAA
- the yyaC gene encoding spore protease YyaC: MNFRFHSHEKKPYSFFLEYTEPFAKERLAEQLHEQVNAMKENRPVVLVCIGSDRSTGDSLGPLVGTFLEKNRPANMHVYGTLAKPVHALNLAETIHSIQTTHYRPLVIAIDACLGRLSSVGHVFFSEGPLAPGAGVQKELPAVGDFNIKAVVNVSGFMEMMILQNTRLHLVYELAELVADSFALLDTKLAAETTRTTISFTPRSI; encoded by the coding sequence ATGAATTTCCGTTTTCATTCTCACGAAAAAAAGCCCTATTCTTTCTTTTTAGAATATACGGAACCATTCGCTAAGGAACGACTGGCCGAACAGTTGCATGAACAGGTCAATGCCATGAAGGAAAACCGTCCCGTCGTCCTTGTCTGTATCGGTTCCGACCGGTCAACCGGCGACTCACTCGGACCGCTCGTCGGAACCTTTTTGGAAAAAAATCGACCGGCGAACATGCATGTCTACGGGACATTGGCCAAACCGGTCCATGCCTTGAATCTGGCCGAAACCATTCATTCGATTCAAACGACACATTACCGTCCGCTCGTTATCGCCATCGATGCCTGTCTCGGCCGCCTGTCGAGTGTTGGTCATGTCTTCTTCTCGGAAGGTCCGCTTGCTCCTGGTGCCGGTGTCCAAAAAGAATTACCGGCTGTCGGTGATTTTAATATTAAAGCTGTCGTCAATGTCAGTGGCTTCATGGAAATGATGATTCTTCAAAATACGCGCCTCCACCTTGTTTATGAGTTGGCTGAACTCGTTGCCGATAGCTTTGCCTTGCTCGATACGAAGCTTGCGGCTGAAACTACACGTACAACTATCTCCTTCACACCACGCTCGATTTAA
- a CDS encoding DUF951 domain-containing protein: MMPKTYNLHDYVEMKKQHPCGTNRWQIIRVGMDIRIKCQGCGASILMPRRDFDKRLKKVLPE; this comes from the coding sequence ATGATGCCAAAAACGTACAATCTTCATGATTATGTCGAAATGAAAAAACAACATCCTTGCGGAACGAACCGTTGGCAAATCATCCGCGTCGGGATGGACATCCGAATTAAATGCCAAGGATGCGGAGCGAGTATCCTGATGCCGCGCCGTGACTTCGATAAGCGTTTAAAAAAAGTCTTACCCGAATGA
- the rpsF gene encoding 30S ribosomal protein S6: MRKYEVLYIIRPEVDEEARKALVERFNKVLTDNGGTVEKTTEMGKRRFAYEINDMREGFYVLLNVTAEPAATKELDRLMKISDDIVRLMITKDEK; the protein is encoded by the coding sequence ATGCGTAAATACGAAGTACTTTACATCATCCGTCCGGAAGTTGATGAGGAAGCACGAAAAGCTCTAGTTGAGCGTTTCAACAAAGTCCTCACTGACAACGGTGGTACAGTTGAAAAAACAACTGAAATGGGTAAACGTCGTTTTGCTTACGAAATCAATGATATGCGTGAAGGTTTCTACGTTCTTCTTAACGTGACTGCTGAACCAGCAGCTACTAAAGAACTTGACCGTCTCATGAAGATCAGTGACGATATCGTTCGCTTAATGATCACAAAAGACGAGAAATAA